The Pyrus communis chromosome 2, drPyrComm1.1, whole genome shotgun sequence genome includes a window with the following:
- the LOC137721976 gene encoding transcription factor JUNGBRUNNEN 1 produces MDNTYYSPSNKDDHQYTDDEDDVQLPGFRFHPTDEELVDFYLRRKIQKKPISLELIKSIDIYKHDPWDLPKTAGDKEWYFFCKRGRKYKNSIRPNRVTGSGFWKATGIDKPIHSHGGESHACSGLKKTLVYYRGSAGKGSKTDWMMHEFRLPNSSSSNEHNNRSSNPKNMNTDPQQEAEIWTLCRIFKRNVSYRKYTPDWRDLSADKRHPTDTVNSKKFVTDRQDLLDQSNTYISFGASDSCYEGKPLVNHTNNINSIINGSHQLHAHAVGQLSSNMQQPNSTHPYMDTFSNISFQDLENDLLNENWDELI; encoded by the exons ATGGATAACACATATTATAGTCCTAGCAATAAGGATGATCATCAGTATactgatgatgaagatgatgttcaACTACCAGGATTTCGGTTTCACCCAACAGATGAAGAACTTGTAGACTTCTATCTTCGTCGGAAGATTCAGAAGAAACCGATCAGCTTGGAGCTCATCAAATCAATTGATATCTACAAACATGATCCTTGGGATCTTCCAA AAACCGCAGGAGATAAGGAATGGTACTTCTTCTGCAAAAGAGGGAGAAAGTACAAGAACAGCATCAGACCCAACAGAGTAACAGGTTCTGGATTTTGGAAGGCAACTGGAATCGACAAGCCGATACATTCCCACGGAGGAGAGAGCCATGCCTGCAGTGGCCTAAAGAAAACATTGGTTTACTACCGTGGAAGTGCAGGCAAAGGCAGCAAAACCGATTGGATGATGCACGAGTTTCGCCTTCCTAATTCCTCCAGTTCGAATGAACACAATAACCGAAGCTCTAACCCTAAGAATATGAATACTGATCCTCAACAAGAAGCT GAAATATGGACATTGTGTCGGATATTCAAAAGAAATGTTTCATACAGAAAGTACACCCCAGATTGGAGAGATCTATCTGCAGATAAACGTCATCCAACGGACACCGTAAACTCCAAGAAATTCGTTACTGATCGACAAGACCTTCTCGACCAATCTAACACTTATATCAGTTTCGGTGCTTCAGACAGTTGCTACGAGGGGAAGCCTCTTGTGAATCATACCAACAATATAAACAGTATTATTAATGGAAGTCACCAATTGCATGCGCATGCAGTAGGGCAGTTGAGCTCCAACATGCAGCAGCCTAATTCAACACATCCATACATGGACACGTTCTCAAACATTTCGTTTCAAGATCTTGAGAATGATcttttgaatgaaaattggGATGAGCTTATATAG